Proteins from a single region of Butyrivibrio fibrisolvens:
- a CDS encoding sugar ABC transporter permease gives MEKVMKFLKSNTRLLILVVVYLFFCIMTQGSIFQSQYFSALIIQNAYVYILGCGMLMCMLTGGNIDLSCGSFICFLGSVGGVMMVVQKHSVGLSIVAMLAIGIIYGCVLGALIAYVNIPPWIATLVGYLAFRGIGTSILSSNSTTGSIAPIPQTYLKIFSGKLFETPGKQMNIPCMVFGVISVLLVAALLVRSRQVKIKKGYVHDTFAIMMVKIVVFGAVIMLFAYKLAYAGGIPTALVWALAIVLIYAFITEKTTIGRYFYTIGGNREATRLSGINTKKILFLAYLNMAVLTVISAWTVVARFQAANSTAGTNYEMDAISACVVGGVSAYGGKGSVFGVVIGATIIGVINLGMSILSIDANYQKIIKGVVLLAAVAFDIISARVAAKKK, from the coding sequence ATGGAAAAAGTAATGAAATTTTTAAAATCAAATACAAGACTTCTGATTCTTGTTGTCGTATACCTTTTCTTCTGTATTATGACTCAGGGCAGTATTTTTCAATCTCAGTATTTTAGCGCACTTATAATCCAGAATGCTTATGTTTACATTCTTGGTTGCGGTATGCTTATGTGTATGCTGACAGGTGGTAACATTGATCTTTCCTGCGGATCTTTTATCTGTTTCCTTGGATCTGTAGGTGGTGTAATGATGGTAGTTCAGAAACATAGTGTTGGACTGTCCATTGTAGCAATGCTTGCTATCGGTATTATATACGGATGTGTACTTGGTGCTTTGATCGCTTATGTCAATATCCCACCGTGGATCGCAACACTGGTTGGATATCTTGCATTCAGAGGTATAGGAACATCAATCCTTTCTTCAAATAGTACAACAGGTTCAATTGCTCCTATTCCACAGACATACCTCAAAATCTTTTCAGGTAAGCTTTTTGAGACACCTGGTAAGCAGATGAACATTCCTTGTATGGTATTTGGAGTTATCTCAGTACTTCTTGTTGCTGCACTTCTTGTAAGAAGCCGTCAGGTCAAGATCAAAAAGGGATATGTTCACGATACATTTGCTATTATGATGGTTAAGATCGTTGTATTCGGTGCTGTTATAATGCTCTTTGCATACAAGCTTGCATATGCAGGTGGTATTCCTACAGCTCTTGTATGGGCTCTTGCAATTGTTCTTATCTATGCATTCATAACAGAGAAGACAACAATCGGTCGTTACTTCTATACAATTGGTGGTAACAGAGAGGCTACAAGACTTTCAGGTATCAATACCAAAAAGATACTTTTCCTTGCATACCTTAACATGGCAGTTCTTACTGTTATAAGTGCATGGACTGTTGTAGCAAGATTCCAGGCTGCAAACTCAACAGCCGGAACTAACTACGAGATGGATGCCATCTCTGCCTGCGTTGTTGGTGGTGTATCAGCATACGGTGGAAAGGGTTCAGTATTCGGCGTAGTTATCGGTGCTACTATCATCGGTGTAATTAACCTTGGAATGAGTATTCTTAGTATTGATGCTAACTATCAGAAGATCATCAAGGGCGTCGTACTTCTTGCTGCAGTTGCATTTGATATCATCTCAGCTAGAGTAGCAGCTAAGAAAAAGTAA
- a CDS encoding sugar ABC transporter permease, with the protein MKTNALSSFFQKYAMILALIVVVIYFAITTEGKILYAQNVNNLISQNAYVFVLATGMLMCILTGGNIDLAVGSVVCFAGGVGALIMKSGMNVWVAVLVMLVIGLIIGAFQGYWIAWISVPPFIATLAGMYAFRGLANVAMNGLAVGINDTVFLKVFGGGADCYVKDIFTIESVKLNVTCLVIGAIVALIYLATTISGVIKEKKLNIASEDPVIKLVKAVVICVVIMVFSYVLASYKGVPTGLIWIAAVMLIYNYVLNNTAVGRYLYAVGGNEKATSLSGVNTKLVYFIAYANMGFLAGLAGILTVARAASAQPTYGQGYEMDAIAACFIGGASAYGGTGKISGVFIGAALLGVINQGMSIMGVDSNYQKVVKGIVLLLAVMFDILSKREKQ; encoded by the coding sequence ATGAAAACAAATGCACTGTCTTCCTTTTTCCAGAAATACGCAATGATCCTTGCACTCATTGTTGTTGTAATATACTTTGCTATCACAACAGAGGGTAAGATTCTGTATGCGCAGAATGTAAATAACCTTATATCACAGAATGCTTACGTATTCGTTCTTGCAACAGGTATGCTTATGTGTATCCTGACAGGTGGTAACATCGACCTTGCAGTTGGTTCAGTAGTCTGCTTTGCTGGTGGTGTTGGTGCACTGATAATGAAGAGCGGAATGAATGTTTGGGTTGCAGTACTCGTAATGCTTGTTATTGGACTTATCATTGGTGCTTTCCAGGGTTATTGGATCGCATGGATAAGCGTACCTCCATTCATTGCAACACTTGCTGGAATGTATGCATTCAGAGGACTTGCAAACGTAGCAATGAACGGACTTGCAGTTGGTATTAACGACACTGTATTCCTTAAGGTATTTGGTGGCGGAGCTGACTGTTATGTAAAGGACATTTTCACGATTGAGAGTGTTAAGCTCAATGTTACTTGTCTTGTGATCGGTGCTATTGTTGCTCTTATATATCTTGCAACTACAATAAGTGGCGTCATTAAGGAAAAGAAGCTCAACATAGCTTCAGAAGATCCGGTGATCAAGCTTGTTAAGGCTGTTGTCATCTGTGTAGTTATCATGGTATTTTCATATGTTCTTGCAAGCTACAAGGGTGTTCCTACAGGTCTTATCTGGATAGCAGCAGTAATGCTTATCTATAACTATGTACTTAATAATACAGCTGTTGGTCGTTATCTCTACGCTGTAGGTGGTAATGAGAAGGCTACATCACTTTCAGGTGTTAATACCAAGCTTGTATACTTTATCGCTTATGCAAATATGGGATTCCTTGCAGGTCTTGCAGGTATCCTTACAGTAGCAAGAGCTGCTTCTGCTCAGCCTACATATGGTCAGGGATACGAGATGGACGCTATTGCAGCATGCTTCATTGGCGGAGCTTCAGCTTATGGCGGAACCGGTAAGATTTCCGGAGTATTCATCGGCGCTGCTCTTCTTGGTGTTATCAACCAGGGCATGAGTATCATGGGTGTTGACTCAAACTATCAGAAAGTTGTAAAAGGTATAGTACTTCTTCTGGCAGTTATGTTTGATATTCTGTCTAAGAGAGAGAAGCAGTAA
- a CDS encoding sugar-binding protein, with the protein MKKQLLKQVLSLGMAAALLVGCSGGATDGGNAGGGDGGEQTQQTTDGGSASGVKVGVSMPTKDLQRWNQDGDNMQKELEAAGYTVDLQYASNDVQQQLSQVETMINNQVDVLVIAAIEGSSLGEALDMAKTAGIPVIAYDRLIMNSDAVSYYATFDNYQVGVVQANYIIEKLDLENTDKTYNLEITAGDPGDNNAMFFYNGAVETLQKYIDEGKLVIPSGQKEFEDVATAVWATETAQSRAENILSSYYADGTNVDVWLCSNDSTALGVENALAANYNGEYPIVTGQDCDIENTKNMIAGKQSMSVFKDTRTLASQVVKMVTQIVNNETVDVNDTTTYNNGVITVPSFLCEPVFADASNYKELLIDSGYYTEDQLK; encoded by the coding sequence ATGAAGAAACAGTTACTCAAACAGGTTCTCAGCCTTGGTATGGCTGCTGCACTTCTTGTTGGTTGCTCAGGTGGCGCAACTGATGGTGGTAACGCAGGCGGCGGTGATGGCGGCGAGCAGACACAGCAGACAACAGATGGCGGAAGCGCATCTGGCGTTAAGGTTGGTGTTTCAATGCCTACTAAGGATCTTCAGAGATGGAACCAGGATGGTGATAACATGCAGAAGGAGCTTGAGGCTGCAGGATACACTGTAGACCTTCAGTATGCTTCTAACGATGTTCAGCAGCAGCTTTCACAGGTTGAGACAATGATCAACAACCAGGTTGACGTTCTCGTTATCGCTGCTATCGAAGGATCTTCACTTGGTGAAGCTCTTGATATGGCTAAGACAGCAGGAATTCCTGTTATCGCTTATGACCGTCTTATCATGAACTCAGATGCAGTTTCTTACTATGCTACATTTGATAACTATCAGGTTGGTGTAGTTCAGGCTAATTATATTATCGAGAAACTTGATCTTGAGAATACAGATAAGACATACAACCTTGAGATCACAGCTGGTGACCCTGGTGATAACAATGCTATGTTCTTCTACAACGGTGCTGTAGAAACACTTCAGAAGTACATTGACGAAGGCAAGCTTGTTATTCCTTCAGGTCAGAAAGAATTCGAAGATGTTGCAACAGCTGTATGGGCAACAGAGACAGCTCAGTCAAGAGCAGAGAACATTCTTTCTTCTTACTATGCAGATGGAACAAACGTTGATGTATGGCTTTGCTCTAACGACTCTACAGCTCTTGGTGTAGAGAACGCTCTTGCAGCTAACTACAACGGTGAGTATCCTATCGTAACTGGTCAGGACTGCGATATTGAGAATACAAAGAACATGATCGCTGGTAAGCAGTCAATGTCAGTATTCAAGGATACACGTACACTTGCTTCTCAGGTTGTTAAGATGGTTACTCAGATCGTTAATAACGAGACAGTTGATGTTAACGATACAACAACTTACAACAATGGTGTTATCACAGTTCCTTCATTCCTTTGCGAGCCTGTATTCGCAGATGCATCTAACTACAAAGAACTTCTTATTGATTCCGGATATTACACAGAGGATCAGCTTAAGTAA
- the mmsA gene encoding multiple monosaccharide ABC transporter ATP-binding protein encodes MTILEMKNITKTFPGVKALDNVNFKVEEGEIHALVGENGAGKSTLMNVLSGIYPYGSYEGDIIYNGEVCQFNKIKDSERKGIVIIHQELALVPEMSIGENMYLGNEKGKKTRINWNETYSEADKYLKMVGLSESSRTPVKALGTGKQQLVEIAKALAKKAKLLILDEPTSSLNETDSKALLDLMLEFKKQGMTMIIITHKLNEVSYVADNITVLRDGGTVETISNHGKEPISEDRIIKGMVGREITDRFPKRPDVKVGDIELEVDNWTVYHPLYPERKVVDNVSLYARKGEVVGLYGLMGAGRTELAMSIFGQSYGVNISGSLKIDGKEVHMKKSTNDAIKHKIAYVTEDRKGNGLVLSQSIKINTTLANLDSISKNFVIDKDKEYNIAVDYKERLKTKCPSVEQNVGNLSGGNQQKVLLAKWLFANPDILILDEPTRGIDVGAKYEIYCIINDMVREGKTVIMISSELPEVLGMSDRIYIMNEAKIVGEMPASEATQENIMAAILRSGKEATA; translated from the coding sequence ATGACAATATTGGAAATGAAGAACATAACCAAGACCTTCCCCGGAGTCAAGGCGCTTGATAATGTTAATTTCAAAGTTGAAGAGGGCGAAATACATGCTCTTGTAGGCGAGAATGGTGCCGGCAAGTCCACACTTATGAATGTACTTAGTGGAATATATCCATATGGTTCATACGAAGGGGATATCATTTATAATGGTGAGGTCTGCCAGTTCAACAAGATCAAGGATTCAGAGAGAAAAGGTATTGTTATTATTCACCAGGAGCTTGCTCTCGTACCGGAGATGTCTATCGGCGAGAACATGTATCTTGGAAATGAAAAAGGTAAAAAAACAAGAATCAACTGGAATGAAACATATTCCGAAGCAGATAAGTATCTAAAGATGGTAGGACTTTCAGAGTCCTCAAGAACACCTGTTAAAGCACTTGGAACAGGTAAACAGCAGCTTGTAGAGATCGCTAAGGCACTTGCTAAGAAGGCAAAACTTCTTATCCTTGACGAACCTACATCTTCATTAAATGAGACAGATTCTAAGGCACTTCTTGATCTTATGCTTGAATTCAAAAAGCAGGGTATGACTATGATCATCATCACCCACAAGCTCAATGAGGTTTCTTATGTTGCAGATAATATTACGGTCCTGAGAGATGGTGGTACTGTTGAAACCATCAGTAATCATGGGAAGGAACCTATCTCTGAAGACCGTATCATCAAGGGCATGGTTGGTCGTGAGATCACAGACCGTTTCCCTAAACGTCCTGATGTTAAAGTTGGTGATATCGAGCTTGAAGTTGATAACTGGACAGTATATCATCCGCTTTATCCTGAAAGAAAAGTTGTTGATAACGTATCACTGTATGCAAGAAAAGGCGAGGTTGTAGGTCTTTACGGTCTTATGGGCGCAGGAAGAACTGAGCTTGCCATGAGTATCTTCGGTCAGTCATACGGCGTTAACATCTCAGGTTCATTAAAGATCGATGGCAAAGAAGTACACATGAAGAAGAGTACAAATGATGCCATCAAGCACAAGATTGCTTATGTTACAGAAGACAGAAAGGGTAACGGACTTGTTCTTTCCCAGTCTATCAAGATCAATACGACACTTGCTAATCTGGATTCTATTTCTAAGAACTTTGTAATTGATAAAGATAAGGAATATAACATCGCAGTTGATTACAAAGAAAGACTTAAGACCAAATGTCCTTCCGTAGAACAGAATGTAGGTAATCTTTCAGGTGGTAACCAGCAGAAGGTTCTTCTTGCAAAGTGGCTTTTTGCTAATCCTGACATCCTTATTCTTGATGAGCCTACAAGAGGTATCGACGTTGGTGCCAAGTATGAGATCTACTGCATCATCAACGATATGGTAAGAGAAGGTAAGACTGTCATTATGATTTCTTCAGAGCTTCCTGAAGTACTTGGAATGAGTGACAGAATCTATATTATGAACGAAGCTAAGATTGTCGGAGAGATGCCGGCTTCTGAAGCTACACAGGAGAATATAATGGCTGCGATCCTTAGATCAGGAAAGGAGGCAACAGCATGA